A genomic region of Oikeobacillus pervagus contains the following coding sequences:
- a CDS encoding sigma factor G inhibitor Gin, which translates to MGNDQRVGEVCIICELEKLRGIHLYTSFICLDCEKDMIHTETGEPNYQYYIRKLKKVNSPKAYS; encoded by the coding sequence ATGGGGAATGATCAAAGGGTTGGGGAAGTGTGCATTATTTGTGAGCTGGAGAAGTTGAGGGGGATTCATTTATATACTTCTTTTATATGTTTGGATTGTGAGAAGGATATGATTCATACGGAGACGGGTGAGCCAAATTATCAATACTATATTCGAAAGTTGAAAAAGGTGAATAGTCCTAAAGCTTATTCCTAG